From a single Bacillus pumilus genomic region:
- a CDS encoding YheC/YheD family protein, translating to MTSTLGIVTLSAQYDEAFTRKLAKAAPTFGLEVVRFTPLDLKPGSHMIQGQTYTIDLGFSDAEFPIPDLIYDRCVYQHDTQSKKAKPIMEWLKKYPKTVFLNTSLSNKMQLFEQLRLLPSLQPYLPACSLLKEPSDLFNVVKKGGYCKMQPISQQHAASTYYIFLTDQNTFSVQLSSKQVITFSRPSELERWCKKYVGRYFLQFFNTSDQKDSLLNEIRIFLMKDSQNQWNRMGIHIKSPAENSLLNNSQTSDPMLGFDHYLNTLQPHIKELLLDDIASIQASLSAYINKTFSPCFEFAVDLLHTNEGRLFISNIRSKPGRSAFLKAYPEKENQLIRFILEYAQMMKKEVSDEKKSLPYRPSSYK from the coding sequence ATGACATCAACATTAGGTATTGTAACTCTTTCGGCGCAGTATGATGAAGCCTTCACACGCAAACTCGCCAAAGCTGCCCCTACTTTTGGTTTAGAGGTTGTTCGTTTTACACCACTTGATTTAAAGCCAGGGTCACATATGATACAAGGTCAAACATATACGATTGACCTTGGATTCAGTGACGCAGAATTTCCGATTCCTGACTTGATTTATGATCGATGTGTCTACCAGCATGACACACAATCTAAAAAAGCAAAACCGATTATGGAATGGTTAAAAAAGTACCCAAAAACAGTTTTTTTGAATACGAGCCTTTCAAATAAAATGCAACTATTTGAACAGCTCCGCCTCCTGCCTTCTTTACAGCCATATTTACCAGCATGCTCACTATTGAAAGAACCCTCAGACCTTTTTAACGTAGTCAAAAAAGGCGGTTACTGTAAAATGCAGCCGATCTCTCAACAGCATGCAGCATCGACTTACTACATTTTTTTAACAGATCAAAACACTTTCTCTGTTCAGCTCAGTTCTAAGCAGGTTATCACATTTTCTCGTCCATCAGAGCTTGAACGCTGGTGTAAAAAGTATGTCGGCCGATATTTCCTTCAATTTTTTAACACAAGTGATCAAAAAGATTCTTTATTAAATGAAATAAGGATTTTCCTAATGAAAGATTCACAAAATCAATGGAATCGCATGGGGATTCACATAAAATCACCTGCAGAAAATAGTCTTTTAAACAATTCACAAACGTCAGATCCCATGTTAGGCTTTGATCATTATCTAAACACGCTGCAGCCGCACATCAAAGAACTCCTTTTAGATGATATTGCATCGATTCAGGCGTCTCTTTCAGCATATATAAATAAAACCTTCTCTCCTTGTTTTGAATTCGCTGTAGACTTACTCCATACGAATGAAGGCAGGCTTTTCATATCAAATATAAGATCAAAGCCAGGACGGTCCGCTTTTTTAAAAGCTTATCCTGAAAAGGAAAATCAATTGATTCGCTTTATTCTCGAATATGCTCAAATGATGAAAAAGGAGGTATCTGATGAAAAAAAATCGCTGCCTTATCGCCCCTCATCTTACAAGTGA
- a CDS encoding DUF445 domain-containing protein: MNIFTTFIFMIVIGAVIGAATNHLAIKMLFRPYKPYYLFGKQLPFTPGLIPKRRDDVAKQVGVLVMEHLLTPEGIQKRFESSEAKQEILHTVHRLIDKGADMEITLLSLLERFGVSHADLKADEWIHHWSDQKLDSLLKKYNEQTLSELLPFEVENKISSKIPDVADYILKRGIHYFESEEGKARLGNMIDDFLKERGMLGSMVQMFLGNSSLIDRVHPEIIKFLRNAETKKLLSDLLVQEWNKVKQFSLQELDDKWNVKELAYSVKKQLLSHFSTKLILDKPVGTYVSAVAVDLKTHFAPVLVDKGIKAASNALEGLLAKLKFEDIIREQIEHFPLKKMEELVISISNNELKMITFLGGFLGGLIGAIQAIFVTLF; the protein is encoded by the coding sequence TTGAATATATTCACAACGTTTATCTTTATGATTGTGATAGGAGCAGTCATAGGAGCAGCGACAAACCATCTTGCAATTAAAATGCTTTTTCGACCTTATAAGCCATACTATTTATTTGGGAAACAGCTTCCATTTACACCAGGTCTCATTCCTAAAAGAAGAGATGATGTAGCCAAGCAGGTTGGTGTCTTGGTTATGGAGCATTTGCTCACTCCAGAAGGTATTCAAAAGCGATTTGAATCCTCTGAGGCAAAGCAGGAGATATTGCATACAGTCCATCGATTGATTGACAAAGGCGCTGATATGGAGATAACGTTGCTCTCTTTGTTAGAAAGGTTTGGCGTATCACATGCTGATCTCAAAGCAGATGAATGGATTCATCATTGGTCTGATCAAAAACTCGATTCACTGCTAAAAAAATATAACGAGCAAACGTTATCTGAATTACTTCCATTTGAAGTGGAAAATAAAATTTCTTCAAAAATTCCAGATGTAGCAGATTATATTTTAAAGAGGGGCATTCATTATTTTGAAAGTGAGGAAGGGAAAGCAAGGCTTGGCAATATGATTGATGATTTCTTAAAGGAACGAGGCATGCTTGGCAGTATGGTTCAAATGTTTTTAGGAAATTCAAGCTTAATTGACCGAGTACATCCTGAAATCATTAAGTTTTTAAGAAATGCAGAAACAAAGAAGCTTTTATCAGATTTACTTGTTCAAGAATGGAACAAGGTAAAACAGTTTTCTCTTCAGGAGCTAGATGATAAATGGAATGTGAAGGAGCTTGCTTATAGTGTGAAAAAGCAATTGCTTTCACACTTCTCTACAAAGCTCATATTAGACAAGCCAGTTGGAACTTATGTCAGCGCAGTAGCGGTTGATCTCAAAACACACTTTGCCCCAGTGCTTGTCGATAAGGGGATTAAAGCAGCATCAAATGCTTTAGAGGGACTGCTCGCAAAACTCAAGTTTGAAGATATCATTCGAGAGCAGATTGAACATTTTCCGCTTAAAAAAATGGAGGAGCTTGTGATTAGCATTTCCAACAATGAACTTAAAATGATCACATTTTTAGGCGGTTTTTTAGGCGGATTAATCGGTGCCATCCAAGCAATCTTTGTCACGCTCTTCTAA
- a CDS encoding YlbF family regulator, whose translation MSVNVYDVAYDLEKALRHSEEYSTLKNLYDEVNADESSKRMFENFRDIQVNLQQKQMTGQEITQEEVEQAQKTVALVQQHDKISQLMEAEQRVSVLIGELNKVIMKPLEELYGNPEEN comes from the coding sequence ATGTCTGTAAATGTTTATGATGTTGCATATGACCTTGAAAAAGCACTTCGTCATAGCGAAGAATACTCAACTCTAAAAAATCTCTATGATGAGGTAAACGCGGATGAGTCCTCTAAAAGAATGTTCGAGAACTTCCGTGATATTCAAGTAAACCTTCAACAAAAACAAATGACTGGTCAAGAGATTACACAAGAAGAAGTGGAGCAAGCTCAAAAAACAGTGGCACTTGTTCAACAGCACGATAAAATTTCTCAGTTGATGGAAGCAGAACAACGTGTGAGTGTTCTTATCGGTGAATTAAATAAAGTGATCATGAAGCCTCTTGAAGAGCTTTATGGTAATCCAGAAGAAAATTAA
- a CDS encoding Cof-type HAD-IIB family hydrolase: protein MSKKLLALNIDGTLLRSNGKIHSATKEAVEYVKKKGVYVTIVTNRHFRSAQKIAKALKIPSSTLVTHSGAFIANKLDEPLHVKKLTEEKTFNLVQILESFDCNVRLLHEKFSIGNRKKTQSQLMGKTLIHPSDPIFYPVQFVESLSDMLMDEPVSTPVIEVYSTAELQPEIHRTIQQAFPSVDLIRISDEKMNIVCKGVSKEAGLSLLTSALGLTLEDTVVIGHGTDDIPMLELAGLGVAMGNAPHAVKRKADWVTRSHDEQGVAYMIKEYFRMQQREGFLHQFDIKR from the coding sequence GTGTCAAAAAAGCTACTTGCACTCAATATAGATGGAACGTTACTTCGTTCCAATGGAAAAATCCATTCCGCTACAAAAGAAGCTGTGGAATATGTGAAGAAAAAAGGGGTTTACGTGACGATTGTCACCAACCGGCATTTTCGTTCCGCACAAAAAATTGCCAAGGCGTTGAAGATTCCAAGTTCAACCCTTGTGACGCATAGTGGTGCATTTATCGCGAATAAACTCGATGAGCCGCTTCATGTGAAGAAACTAACGGAAGAAAAAACATTTAACCTTGTGCAAATCCTTGAAAGCTTTGATTGTAATGTTCGCTTGCTACATGAAAAATTCTCGATTGGCAACCGGAAAAAAACTCAGTCACAGCTAATGGGAAAGACGTTGATTCATCCGTCTGATCCGATTTTCTATCCCGTGCAATTTGTTGAATCGTTAAGCGATATGCTAATGGATGAACCGGTCAGTACACCAGTAATTGAAGTATATTCGACCGCAGAGCTTCAACCTGAAATTCACAGGACCATTCAACAAGCATTTCCATCTGTCGATCTCATTAGGATCAGTGATGAGAAAATGAATATTGTGTGCAAAGGAGTTTCAAAAGAAGCGGGACTTTCTCTTTTGACCTCAGCATTAGGTTTGACTTTAGAAGATACAGTGGTCATCGGACACGGGACAGATGACATTCCGATGCTTGAATTGGCTGGCTTAGGTGTTGCGATGGGAAATGCACCTCATGCTGTCAAACGTAAAGCCGATTGGGTGACACGCTCGCATGATGAACAGGGCGTCGCTTATATGATCAAAGAATACTTTAGAATGCAGCAAAGAGAAGGTTTTTTACATCAATTCGACATCAAACGATAA
- a CDS encoding coproporphyrinogen III oxidase — protein sequence MQILIKGLSDERFHRPLVNIANLFEEESEVLFDSSELEDGLNMVFSWKVENGMVEASGHIVGSDITSRFSRDVREGLNDKERWKQIKNTVLSVYLHLLQEHTGMTQKWGILTGIRPTKLLHKMLREGMTKEDAHAALKRDYLIHDEKIDLMQDIVDRQLQAIPDLYDLQQEVSIYIGIPFCPTKCAYCTFPAYAIKGQAGRVGTFLFGLHYEMQKIGAWLKEHGIKVTTVYFGGGTPTSITAEEMDLLYEEMYRSFPDVKHIREVTVEAGRPDTISPDKLEVLNRYHIDRISINPQSYENETLKAIGRHHSVEETIEKYHLSRQYGMNNINMDLIIGLPGEGLKEFQHSLQQTEELKPESLTVHTLSFKRASEMTRNKDKYQVADREEITRMMDEAVAWTKAHDYHPYYLYRQKNILGNLENVGYSLDGQESLYNIIIMEEVQTIIGIGCGAASKFIDPRSGKITQYANPKDPKSYNDRYEHYTEEKIQFLESLFVPHK from the coding sequence ATGCAAATTTTAATTAAAGGGCTGTCAGATGAACGATTTCATCGCCCGCTTGTCAATATAGCCAATTTATTTGAAGAAGAAAGTGAAGTGCTTTTTGATTCAAGTGAACTGGAAGATGGCTTAAACATGGTGTTTAGCTGGAAAGTAGAAAATGGAATGGTGGAAGCATCTGGCCATATCGTTGGATCAGACATCACCAGTCGTTTTTCGCGGGATGTGCGAGAGGGCTTGAACGATAAGGAACGTTGGAAGCAAATCAAAAACACAGTGCTGTCTGTTTATTTACACCTGCTTCAGGAGCACACAGGAATGACGCAAAAGTGGGGCATTCTCACTGGAATACGTCCTACAAAATTACTTCATAAGATGCTGAGAGAAGGTATGACAAAGGAAGACGCTCATGCGGCATTAAAGCGTGATTATTTGATTCATGATGAAAAAATCGATTTAATGCAGGACATTGTCGATCGTCAGCTTCAAGCGATTCCAGATTTGTATGATCTACAGCAGGAAGTAAGTATTTATATTGGTATTCCTTTTTGCCCGACAAAATGTGCTTACTGCACGTTCCCTGCTTATGCCATTAAAGGACAAGCTGGAAGAGTGGGAACGTTTTTGTTTGGTCTGCATTATGAGATGCAAAAAATCGGCGCGTGGTTAAAAGAGCACGGAATCAAAGTGACGACCGTTTATTTTGGCGGAGGCACGCCAACGAGCATCACAGCGGAAGAAATGGATTTGTTGTATGAAGAAATGTATCGCTCGTTCCCTGATGTGAAACATATACGGGAAGTTACTGTCGAAGCAGGGCGTCCTGATACGATTTCGCCTGATAAGCTAGAGGTGCTAAACCGCTATCATATTGACCGGATTAGTATTAATCCACAATCGTATGAGAATGAAACACTGAAAGCCATTGGCCGGCACCATAGTGTGGAAGAAACGATTGAAAAGTATCACTTATCAAGACAGTATGGCATGAATAATATTAATATGGATTTAATTATTGGTTTGCCGGGAGAAGGGCTAAAGGAATTCCAGCATTCCTTGCAGCAGACAGAAGAACTAAAGCCTGAATCTTTAACCGTGCATACGCTCTCCTTTAAAAGAGCATCTGAGATGACGCGCAATAAGGATAAATATCAAGTCGCAGATCGGGAAGAAATCACACGTATGATGGATGAAGCGGTCGCATGGACGAAAGCGCATGACTATCACCCCTATTATTTATATAGACAGAAAAACATCTTAGGGAATCTTGAAAATGTCGGGTACTCATTAGATGGACAGGAAAGTTTGTATAATATCATCATTATGGAGGAAGTTCAGACGATTATAGGAATTGGATGCGGCGCTGCCAGTAAATTCATTGATCCACGTTCAGGAAAAATCACGCAGTATGCCAATCCAAAAGATCCAAAATCGTATAATGACCGCTATGAACACTATACCGAAGAGAAAATTCAATTTCTTGAGTCATTATTTGTTCCTCACAAGTAA
- a CDS encoding lysine N(6)-hydroxylase/L-ornithine N(5)-oxygenase family protein, with the protein MIDVIGIGIGPANLGLAALLEEYEGVSSCFFEQETEFAWHPGMLIKGTDLQVSFLADLVTMANPRSRYTFLNYLHESNRLHRFYTFEQFDIPRREFNEYLSWVAGELDSCQFGMKVEEVKDCQDGYLVKVRRLKDGSLSEYRAKHVVLGTGSKPMIPVDVPDAALPYVTHSSRYLDQQKELHEAESVTVIGSGQSAAEIFLDLLQHQKKGQKLSWFTRSSEFRELETAELGQELFTPKYVEYFHSLPYEERMNTLPRLTGLRNGIDASTLSRIYQELYHRSVSGDEPSVIIQPMTELEAIQMEENQRLELHLKQWQLKKEKTITADRAVLATGYTPNIPEWFHAYEPLIEWESEEHFKVTEDFRLVFKDKRPHHFFTFTHLDHSHGTAATNLKLSIYRNQKVIQTIRGVKEAPVKQETAFQQFE; encoded by the coding sequence ATGATTGATGTGATTGGAATTGGGATTGGGCCTGCCAATTTAGGTTTGGCCGCTTTATTAGAGGAGTATGAGGGTGTCTCAAGCTGTTTTTTTGAACAGGAGACCGAGTTTGCCTGGCATCCCGGTATGCTGATCAAAGGAACGGATTTGCAAGTATCCTTTTTAGCTGATCTTGTGACGATGGCGAATCCAAGGAGCAGATATACATTTTTAAATTATTTACATGAATCAAACAGACTTCACCGGTTCTATACGTTTGAACAGTTTGACATCCCGCGGAGAGAATTTAATGAGTATTTATCATGGGTTGCAGGTGAATTAGATAGCTGTCAATTTGGGATGAAGGTGGAAGAAGTGAAGGACTGTCAAGACGGTTATCTTGTGAAAGTCCGGCGATTGAAAGATGGATCGCTTTCTGAGTATCGGGCAAAGCATGTTGTGCTTGGAACAGGGAGTAAACCAATGATTCCAGTCGATGTGCCTGATGCTGCACTGCCATACGTGACCCATAGCAGCCGTTATTTAGATCAGCAAAAAGAGCTTCATGAAGCTGAGTCAGTGACGGTCATTGGCTCTGGACAGAGCGCAGCCGAAATCTTCTTAGATCTGCTTCAGCATCAAAAGAAAGGGCAAAAGCTTTCTTGGTTTACACGTTCTAGTGAATTTAGAGAGCTGGAGACAGCAGAGCTTGGCCAAGAGTTATTTACACCAAAGTATGTCGAATATTTTCATTCGCTTCCTTATGAAGAACGAATGAATACATTGCCTAGACTGACTGGATTAAGAAATGGGATAGATGCATCGACGCTTTCGCGCATTTATCAGGAATTGTATCATCGTTCTGTTTCAGGTGATGAACCATCTGTGATCATTCAGCCAATGACCGAGCTCGAAGCGATTCAGATGGAAGAAAATCAGCGCTTGGAGCTGCACCTAAAGCAGTGGCAGTTAAAAAAAGAGAAGACAATCACAGCAGATCGAGCCGTGTTGGCTACAGGATACACACCGAATATTCCAGAATGGTTTCATGCGTACGAACCTTTAATTGAATGGGAAAGTGAAGAGCATTTTAAAGTGACAGAAGACTTCAGGCTTGTGTTTAAAGACAAGCGCCCGCATCATTTCTTTACATTCACGCATCTTGATCACTCTCATGGTACAGCGGCGACCAATTTAAAGCTATCCATCTACCGCAACCAAAAAGTGATCCAAACCATACGAGGGGTCAAGGAAGCGCCAGTCAAGCAAGAAACAGCCTTTCAGCAATTTGAATAA
- a CDS encoding cation:proton antiporter: MDHLVFEVGTALILIAIASLIANKMKFSIIPFLIVLGMIVGPHAPTIGIIDLKFIESSEIISFFGRMGVLFLLFYLGLEFSVGKLIKSGKSIAVGGSIYILINFSLGLLYGFITGFGLLEVLIMAGVITISSSAIVAKVLVDLKRTANPETELILGIIMFEDIFLAVYLSVVSGLVLGDATTVGGALLSIFIAFGYMMLFFIIARKLPKLLNKLFDIRSNEVFIIVIFAALFFVAGFSETIHVAEAIGALLLGLVFSETEHSDRIEHLVVPFRDFFGAMFFFSFGLSIDPFTLGDAFWLAIGAVILTLIGNFTAGMFAGRRAGFSHKASSNIGLTIVSRGEFSIIVAELGIAGGLAATLKPFAALYVLILAILGPLVTKESKRIYQILNTIFKWKTEKPKVKKETTI; encoded by the coding sequence ATGGATCATTTAGTCTTTGAGGTTGGGACGGCGCTGATTCTAATCGCCATCGCCAGCTTAATCGCCAATAAAATGAAATTCTCAATCATCCCTTTCCTTATTGTGCTCGGTATGATCGTTGGGCCGCATGCTCCAACCATCGGGATCATAGATCTAAAATTCATCGAAAGCTCCGAAATCATTTCGTTTTTTGGCAGAATGGGTGTCCTGTTTCTTCTATTCTATCTTGGACTGGAGTTTTCTGTTGGAAAGCTTATTAAATCGGGAAAATCCATTGCTGTCGGGGGATCTATTTATATTTTAATTAACTTCAGCTTAGGACTGCTATACGGTTTTATCACAGGATTTGGACTCCTCGAGGTTCTCATTATGGCTGGAGTCATCACGATTTCATCCAGTGCCATTGTCGCCAAAGTCCTTGTTGATTTGAAACGGACAGCCAATCCTGAAACAGAGTTAATCCTTGGTATTATTATGTTTGAGGATATTTTCCTCGCTGTTTATTTATCCGTCGTATCGGGTCTTGTTCTTGGTGATGCCACAACTGTTGGCGGTGCCTTATTATCTATCTTCATTGCTTTTGGTTATATGATGCTTTTCTTTATCATCGCACGTAAGCTGCCAAAACTGTTAAACAAGCTGTTCGATATCCGTTCAAACGAAGTGTTCATCATTGTGATTTTTGCGGCTTTATTCTTTGTCGCTGGTTTCTCAGAGACGATCCATGTAGCAGAGGCCATTGGAGCGCTCTTACTTGGTCTTGTTTTCTCAGAAACTGAGCACTCTGACCGCATTGAACATCTCGTGGTTCCATTTAGAGATTTCTTCGGGGCCATGTTCTTCTTCAGCTTCGGTCTCAGCATCGATCCATTTACATTAGGTGATGCATTCTGGCTTGCGATCGGCGCTGTGATTCTCACCCTCATTGGGAACTTCACTGCTGGGATGTTCGCTGGAAGAAGAGCTGGATTTTCTCATAAAGCCTCTTCTAATATTGGATTAACCATCGTATCACGAGGGGAATTTTCTATCATTGTAGCCGAGCTCGGTATCGCAGGCGGACTTGCTGCTACCTTGAAGCCATTTGCTGCATTGTACGTCTTAATCCTTGCGATTTTAGGACCGCTTGTGACGAAGGAATCTAAGCGAATTTATCAAATTCTAAACACCATCTTCAAATGGAAAACAGAAAAACCAAAAGTGAAAAAGGAAACAACGATCTAA
- a CDS encoding cation:proton antiporter regulatory subunit, producing the protein MNIKENDLPGIGKKFEIETRNREKMTIVIHDDGRREIYRFDDDDPEEVLSTISLDDAESRQIAAIIGGMVYKPQALETIEMAFSDLIIEWFKVEKNAKAVGHTLGDLDVRQNYEVTVIAIIKHTNEKLLNPGADSIIEANDTIVISGERKHLKRLIRDFLSRGGE; encoded by the coding sequence ATGAATATTAAAGAAAATGATCTTCCTGGGATCGGAAAGAAATTTGAAATTGAAACGAGAAATAGAGAAAAGATGACGATTGTGATTCATGATGATGGCAGGCGGGAGATCTATCGTTTTGACGATGATGATCCAGAAGAAGTACTGTCCACCATTTCTTTAGATGATGCTGAATCACGGCAAATTGCTGCAATTATCGGCGGGATGGTGTATAAACCGCAGGCACTCGAAACCATCGAAATGGCCTTTAGTGACTTGATCATTGAATGGTTTAAGGTCGAAAAAAACGCAAAAGCGGTCGGGCATACACTCGGTGATTTAGATGTGAGACAAAACTATGAAGTCACCGTCATTGCAATCATTAAACATACAAATGAAAAATTACTCAACCCTGGTGCCGATTCGATTATTGAAGCAAATGATACGATCGTCATTTCAGGCGAAAGAAAACACTTAAAGCGATTGATACGTGATTTTCTTTCTAGAGGGGGAGAGTGA
- a CDS encoding enoyl-CoA hydratase: MTYINCQLDGDVFEIVFNRPDAYNSFHVDMFAEFKEACDAAEESSAKVVVIKGVGKGFSAGGDIGMMVKQESEEDFHRVMDLIEGITLSLAGMKKVTIALVHGSAAGLAFSFALSCDYLFMHQDAKLAMNFNGVGLIPDGGGHFFLTKRVSEQTAKQLIWSGQKLPAEEALNLRLADGLFQDEVDTYQKICVKPFMNMPLQAFIETKLIYFQQSESQLLAVLQKERAAQARLRQSHDHKEGIQAFLEKRRPVFQNV, encoded by the coding sequence ATGACATATATCAATTGTCAGTTAGACGGGGATGTTTTTGAAATCGTTTTCAATAGGCCTGATGCTTATAATTCATTCCATGTGGACATGTTTGCTGAATTTAAGGAGGCATGTGATGCAGCAGAGGAAAGTAGTGCAAAAGTGGTTGTGATCAAGGGAGTAGGAAAAGGATTTTCAGCAGGCGGAGATATTGGCATGATGGTTAAGCAGGAAAGTGAAGAAGATTTCCATCGTGTGATGGATTTGATTGAGGGGATTACACTTTCTCTAGCCGGTATGAAAAAAGTGACGATTGCCCTTGTCCACGGGTCGGCGGCAGGTCTTGCTTTTAGCTTCGCTTTAAGCTGTGACTACTTGTTTATGCATCAGGATGCAAAACTCGCCATGAATTTTAATGGAGTAGGATTAATTCCAGATGGCGGAGGGCATTTTTTTCTCACAAAAAGAGTGAGTGAACAAACTGCTAAACAATTAATTTGGAGTGGACAAAAGCTGCCGGCTGAAGAAGCGCTAAATCTACGGCTTGCAGACGGATTGTTTCAGGATGAGGTTGATACGTATCAAAAAATATGTGTGAAGCCATTTATGAATATGCCGCTACAAGCATTTATCGAGACAAAGCTAATCTATTTTCAGCAGTCAGAATCTCAGTTGCTAGCTGTTCTTCAAAAGGAGAGGGCAGCACAGGCAAGACTGAGGCAAAGTCATGATCATAAAGAAGGCATTCAGGCCTTTTTAGAGAAAAGACGACCTGTGTTTCAGAACGTTTAA
- a CDS encoding YhzD family protein encodes MEKTYFLTVFDRSGETLLNEKITTDSDDKAKELGRHRLIEQQYTKHSHRLVDNAGKLLLFER; translated from the coding sequence ATGGAGAAGACATACTTTTTAACGGTATTTGACCGGTCGGGTGAGACTTTATTAAATGAAAAAATCACTACAGATAGTGATGATAAAGCAAAGGAATTAGGACGACATCGCTTAATCGAACAGCAATACACGAAGCATTCTCATCGGCTCGTTGATAATGCAGGGAAGCTGCTTTTATTTGAACGATAA